A single Micromonospora luteifusca DNA region contains:
- a CDS encoding RICIN domain-containing protein — translation MSVSSIPPLRRMLAGAAASALTALVAVTASASPALAATTTLYASPSGTGTSCSASQPCSLSAAQTAVRAINSAMSGDIVVELANGAYRLSSPMRLTAADSGNNGYQVIWRAAAGARPTITGARAVSGWSLVDSGKNIWRANVGAGLDSRQLYVNGAVATRARTAVNRSDFTFTTTGMRFSNSALSYLNNLGNQNRVEVESVGSFTDRYSPVQSISGNFLTMQQPAWNNNTFGFDTLSRPHRAGPFYLANAYEFLDSAGEWYLNPSNGQLNYIPLAGQNMSTVSVELPQLQSLVNVGGTLDAPAHHISFSGVTFTGTSWLGPSSSNGFADQQTGAHIVGSWARPSDALTSCQEGCPLFEATRPSWAQMPAAVQVSAANTITFSDSQFVNLGQTAIGIGNDANAHASGVGLGASNITVTRSEIARNSAGGIVVGGVRADAHHPSDQRMVNRNITISNNRVHDLGLEYRGVVSILTTYVNTALVSHNEVYNMPYTGLSVGYGWGANDAGGSQHYANRGLYNYQPRYTTATTAANNQVIGNYVHDVMQQMTDGGCIYTLSANPGGTINENYCLRTNGWFGLYFDEGSRYYTARNNVFSSTGTWATANYYYAENMGNFTVTNNWSTNNSTNVTNGDRGNVVNGNVTVAGGSWPSGAQTVINAAGVQSGGSTNPQNVQIVGAQSGRCAEIGNSSTTNGTQAQIWDCISGAVNQRWTHTASRQLMVYGTKCLDASGQGTSNGTQVVIWDCNGQANQQWNVNANGTITGAQSGLCLDANGAATANGTKLILWACSGGANQRWQLRS, via the coding sequence GTGTCCGTCTCGTCCATTCCACCGCTGCGGCGAATGCTGGCCGGCGCCGCCGCGTCAGCGTTGACCGCTCTGGTCGCGGTGACCGCCTCGGCGTCCCCCGCACTCGCGGCCACCACCACCCTCTACGCGTCGCCCTCCGGCACCGGCACCAGTTGTTCCGCCAGCCAACCGTGTTCGCTGAGCGCCGCCCAGACCGCGGTGCGGGCGATCAACAGTGCGATGTCCGGTGACATCGTCGTCGAGTTGGCCAACGGTGCGTACCGGCTCTCGTCGCCGATGCGACTGACCGCGGCCGACTCGGGCAACAACGGCTATCAGGTGATCTGGCGGGCGGCCGCCGGCGCACGTCCGACGATCACCGGCGCCCGGGCGGTCAGCGGTTGGTCGCTCGTCGACTCCGGGAAGAACATCTGGCGCGCCAACGTCGGAGCCGGGCTCGACTCCCGTCAGCTCTACGTCAACGGGGCGGTCGCCACGCGGGCGCGTACCGCCGTGAACCGGTCCGACTTCACCTTCACCACGACCGGCATGCGGTTCAGCAACAGCGCGCTGAGCTATCTGAACAACCTCGGCAACCAGAACCGGGTCGAGGTGGAGAGCGTCGGCTCGTTCACCGACCGGTACTCGCCGGTGCAGAGCATCAGCGGCAACTTCCTGACGATGCAGCAGCCCGCCTGGAACAACAACACCTTCGGGTTCGACACGTTGTCCCGCCCGCACCGGGCCGGCCCCTTCTACCTGGCCAACGCGTACGAGTTCCTGGACTCGGCGGGGGAGTGGTATCTCAACCCCAGCAACGGCCAGCTCAACTACATCCCGCTCGCCGGGCAGAACATGAGCACCGTCAGCGTGGAGCTGCCGCAGTTGCAGTCCCTGGTGAACGTCGGCGGCACCCTCGACGCGCCCGCACACCACATCTCGTTCAGCGGGGTCACCTTCACCGGCACCAGCTGGCTCGGCCCGAGCAGCAGCAACGGCTTCGCCGACCAGCAGACCGGCGCGCACATCGTCGGCTCCTGGGCCCGCCCGTCCGACGCGCTGACCTCCTGCCAGGAGGGCTGCCCGCTGTTCGAGGCCACCCGCCCGAGCTGGGCCCAGATGCCGGCGGCCGTGCAGGTCTCCGCCGCCAACACCATCACCTTCAGCGACTCGCAGTTCGTCAACCTCGGGCAGACGGCCATCGGCATCGGCAACGACGCCAACGCCCACGCCAGCGGCGTCGGTCTGGGCGCCAGCAACATCACCGTCACCCGCTCCGAGATCGCCCGCAACTCCGCCGGTGGCATCGTGGTGGGCGGCGTGCGCGCGGACGCCCACCACCCGAGCGACCAGCGGATGGTCAACCGCAACATCACCATCAGCAACAACCGGGTGCACGATCTCGGCCTGGAGTACCGCGGCGTCGTCTCGATCCTGACGACCTACGTGAACACGGCGCTGGTCTCGCACAACGAGGTCTACAACATGCCGTACACCGGCCTGTCGGTCGGTTACGGCTGGGGCGCCAACGACGCCGGCGGCAGCCAGCACTACGCCAACCGTGGCCTGTACAACTACCAGCCGCGGTACACCACGGCGACCACCGCGGCCAACAACCAGGTGATCGGCAACTACGTGCACGACGTGATGCAGCAGATGACCGACGGCGGGTGTATCTACACGCTCTCGGCGAACCCGGGCGGCACCATCAACGAGAACTACTGCCTGCGGACCAACGGCTGGTTCGGGCTCTACTTCGACGAGGGCTCCCGCTACTACACCGCCCGCAACAACGTGTTCTCCTCCACCGGCACCTGGGCAACCGCCAACTACTACTACGCGGAGAACATGGGCAACTTCACCGTCACCAACAACTGGTCGACCAACAACAGCACGAACGTGACCAACGGTGACCGCGGCAACGTCGTCAACGGCAACGTCACGGTCGCAGGCGGCAGTTGGCCGTCCGGCGCGCAGACGGTGATCAACGCGGCCGGCGTGCAGAGCGGCGGCAGCACCAACCCGCAGAACGTGCAGATCGTGGGCGCCCAGTCGGGCCGCTGTGCCGAGATCGGCAACTCCAGCACGACCAACGGCACGCAGGCCCAGATCTGGGACTGCATCAGTGGTGCCGTCAACCAGCGGTGGACCCACACCGCGAGCCGGCAGCTCATGGTCTACGGCACCAAGTGCCTGGACGCCTCCGGGCAGGGCACCAGCAACGGCACCCAGGTGGTGATCTGGGACTGCAACGGCCAGGCCAACCAGCAGTGGAACGTCAACGCCAACGGCACGATCACGGGCGCGCAGTCGGGTCTCTGCCTCGACGCGAACGGCGCCGCGACGGCGAACGGCACGAAGTTGATCCTCTGGGCCTGCAGCGGCGGCGCGAACCAGCGGTGGCAGCTGCGGAGCTGA
- a CDS encoding family 43 glycosylhydrolase yields MLHLPDHWVWDSWYARDDNGLWHVFFLRASRALHDPHRRHRRATIGHAVSADLHSWRLVADALVPADAPGWDDLATWTGCTVRGPDGRWYLFYTGVGRAEDGLVQRIGLAVSDDLTTWRRHGTEPIVQADPTWYELLDKDLWYEQAWRDPWVFPDPGGEGWHMLITARANTGPANTRGVVGHATSNDLVTWTVAPPLSTPAGFGHLEVPQVAVVDGQPLLLFSTDATGSARRDDHRIWVATGETLLGPWDIASAQPFPHPHLYAPRLVPGPADGWSLIGFLDHVDETFVGELTDPIPVRYRASGGLIVDTAGTLAAT; encoded by the coding sequence ATGCTTCACCTACCCGACCACTGGGTGTGGGACAGCTGGTACGCGCGAGACGACAACGGCCTCTGGCACGTGTTCTTCCTGCGCGCGTCCCGCGCCCTGCACGACCCGCACCGCCGCCACCGCCGCGCCACGATCGGCCACGCCGTCTCGGCTGACCTGCACTCGTGGCGCCTGGTCGCCGACGCCCTCGTTCCCGCCGACGCTCCCGGCTGGGACGACCTGGCGACCTGGACAGGCTGCACGGTCCGAGGGCCGGACGGACGGTGGTACCTGTTCTACACGGGGGTCGGTCGCGCTGAGGATGGGCTCGTCCAACGCATCGGACTGGCCGTCTCCGACGACCTGACCACCTGGCGTCGGCACGGCACCGAGCCGATCGTCCAGGCCGACCCGACCTGGTACGAACTGCTCGACAAGGACCTGTGGTACGAGCAGGCCTGGCGTGATCCGTGGGTGTTTCCCGATCCGGGCGGCGAGGGCTGGCACATGCTCATCACCGCGCGGGCCAACACGGGGCCGGCGAACACCCGCGGCGTGGTCGGCCACGCCACCTCCAACGACCTCGTCACCTGGACCGTTGCGCCACCGCTGTCGACACCGGCCGGGTTCGGCCACCTCGAGGTGCCCCAGGTCGCCGTCGTCGACGGGCAGCCCCTGCTGCTGTTCTCCACCGATGCCACCGGCAGCGCGCGGCGCGACGACCACCGGATCTGGGTGGCGACCGGCGAGACCCTCCTCGGCCCGTGGGACATCGCGTCCGCCCAGCCGTTCCCGCACCCACACCTGTACGCGCCCCGGCTGGTCCCCGGTCCCGCTGACGGCTGGTCACTCATCGGTTTCCTCGACCACGTCGACGAGACGTTCGTCGGGGAGCTCACCGACCCCATTCCCGTGCGCTACCGGGCCTCGGGCGGGCTGATCGTGGATACGGCGGGGACGCTCGCCGCGACGTGA
- a CDS encoding LacI family DNA-binding transcriptional regulator, translating into MGRNRATLADVARRAGLSKTAASMVLNGREGTRLSAEAHQRVFAAAEELGYRPNLAARSLRTRKTATIAFVSDIVATTRFAGDLIRGALDAARERDHVLLITETQGDATFEQYAIEAVLDRQVDGVIYAAMATRRLTVPPAILGGPVVLLNATSPDGLPSVLPDDERAGRSVASALLELGHRDAIALIGRNRLKEDDPEVSLAARARLRGIQQALDEADVTLLAECFCTEWLPEHGYAAMRTLLNRPQRPSAIICMNDRLAFGAYQALGEAGLSVPEDISVISFDDDPIAAWLRPSLATTALPHEQMGRRAVELLLDGGATESPLVPMPLRRRRSLAPPAG; encoded by the coding sequence ATGGGCCGCAACAGAGCAACCCTGGCCGATGTCGCGCGCAGAGCCGGGCTGTCCAAGACCGCCGCGTCGATGGTGCTCAACGGCAGAGAGGGCACCCGACTCTCGGCCGAGGCGCACCAGCGCGTGTTCGCCGCCGCCGAGGAGCTGGGCTACCGGCCCAACCTCGCCGCGCGCAGCCTACGCACCCGCAAGACGGCCACCATCGCCTTCGTCTCCGACATCGTCGCCACCACCCGGTTCGCCGGTGACCTCATCCGCGGCGCCCTCGACGCGGCCCGCGAACGGGACCACGTACTACTCATCACCGAGACGCAGGGCGACGCCACCTTCGAGCAGTACGCCATCGAGGCGGTCCTCGACCGGCAGGTCGACGGGGTGATCTACGCGGCGATGGCCACCCGACGACTGACGGTGCCCCCGGCCATCCTCGGCGGCCCGGTGGTGCTGCTCAACGCCACGAGTCCCGACGGCCTGCCCAGCGTGCTGCCCGACGACGAACGGGCCGGCCGCTCCGTCGCCAGCGCTCTCCTCGAACTCGGGCACCGCGACGCGATCGCGCTCATCGGACGTAACCGGCTCAAGGAAGACGACCCGGAGGTGTCGCTGGCAGCCCGGGCACGACTGCGCGGCATCCAGCAGGCGCTGGACGAGGCCGACGTCACCCTGCTGGCCGAGTGTTTCTGCACCGAGTGGCTGCCCGAGCACGGCTACGCCGCCATGCGCACTCTCCTGAACCGGCCGCAGCGACCCAGCGCGATCATCTGCATGAACGACCGGCTGGCGTTCGGCGCGTACCAGGCGCTCGGCGAGGCGGGGCTGAGCGTCCCGGAGGACATCTCGGTGATCTCGTTCGACGACGACCCGATCGCCGCCTGGCTCCGTCCCAGCCTGGCCACGACGGCGCTGCCACACGAACAGATGGGACGGCGTGCGGTCGAGTTGCTCCTGGACGGCGGCGCCACCGAGTCGCCGCTCGTCCCGATGCCCCTGCGCCGACGCAGGTCCCTGGCGCCACCGGCCGGGTGA
- a CDS encoding ABC transporter substrate-binding protein, protein MAELLTSFPRRRTVLLASLLAIGLTATACSAPGEDRSSAPKSDAAVKTELGTAPVTLEMYAETGFPLAKALADEFSKQHSNVSFNIREDQFTVIVENAPRVMASDNSPDIIRLPTMVDLVKDDLLKNLDPYFTAYGWDKFPASQLMQLRVGANTRGTGSLYGMGLGYSVTGVFYNKKLASQIGMTQPPATVAEFEQLLAKAKTAGVQPIMQFNKNTAGINFPHQALQNQFGDPTQVADWIFQKPGATFDTPAALKATQAIQKWAQAGYFPKDANALDYAGMVGEFQKGNGLFMFNGDWESANLDKAMPGNVGFFLFPAETAGGKHVAMSAPNTFGVSAKAKNPDAAAYFLNWVHTNATAREIAVKVGGSSPGGPSDLPVPAAAANTVLAETLKASQQLGAENGAVDFTANATGGIFAAAITPELQKLVAGQQTPEGYVKAVQAEYAKELSR, encoded by the coding sequence ATGGCAGAATTGCTGACAAGTTTCCCGCGACGGAGAACTGTGCTCCTCGCGTCGCTGCTGGCGATCGGATTGACCGCGACGGCCTGCAGCGCGCCCGGCGAGGACCGGTCGTCCGCGCCGAAGTCCGACGCCGCCGTCAAGACCGAGCTCGGGACCGCTCCGGTCACCCTGGAGATGTACGCGGAGACCGGCTTCCCCTTGGCGAAGGCGCTGGCGGACGAGTTCTCCAAGCAGCACTCGAACGTCAGCTTCAACATCCGTGAGGACCAGTTCACGGTGATCGTGGAGAACGCTCCGCGGGTGATGGCGTCGGACAACTCGCCCGACATCATCCGGCTCCCCACCATGGTCGACCTGGTCAAGGACGACCTGCTCAAGAACCTCGACCCGTACTTCACCGCGTACGGCTGGGACAAGTTCCCCGCCTCGCAGTTGATGCAGTTGCGCGTCGGTGCCAACACCCGGGGCACCGGCTCGCTGTACGGGATGGGGCTCGGTTACAGCGTCACCGGTGTCTTCTACAACAAGAAGCTGGCCAGTCAGATCGGCATGACGCAGCCGCCGGCCACCGTCGCCGAGTTCGAGCAGTTGCTGGCAAAGGCGAAGACCGCCGGCGTCCAGCCGATCATGCAGTTCAACAAGAACACCGCGGGGATCAACTTCCCGCACCAGGCCCTGCAGAACCAGTTCGGGGATCCGACCCAGGTCGCCGACTGGATCTTCCAGAAGCCGGGGGCCACGTTCGACACACCGGCCGCCCTCAAGGCCACCCAGGCCATCCAGAAGTGGGCACAGGCCGGCTACTTCCCGAAGGACGCCAACGCGCTGGACTACGCGGGCATGGTGGGGGAGTTCCAGAAGGGCAACGGCCTGTTCATGTTCAACGGCGACTGGGAGTCGGCCAACCTCGACAAGGCGATGCCCGGCAACGTGGGCTTCTTCCTCTTCCCCGCCGAGACCGCCGGTGGCAAGCACGTGGCGATGTCCGCCCCCAACACCTTCGGCGTCTCCGCCAAGGCCAAGAACCCGGACGCCGCCGCCTACTTCCTGAACTGGGTCCACACCAACGCCACGGCGCGCGAGATCGCGGTCAAGGTCGGGGGCTCCAGCCCGGGCGGCCCGAGTGACCTGCCGGTGCCCGCCGCAGCCGCCAACACGGTCCTGGCGGAGACCCTGAAGGCGTCCCAGCAACTCGGGGCCGAGAACGGCGCGGTGGACTTCACCGCGAACGCGACAGGTGGCATCTTCGCCGCCGCGATCACACCGGAGCTGCAGAAGCTGGTCGCCGGCCAGCAGACACCCGAGGGGTACGTGAAGGCGGTCCAGGCCGAGTACGCGAAGGAACTGTCCCGATGA
- a CDS encoding carbohydrate ABC transporter permease yields MTSALGSAPTGRDERPARPTPTRAHRFRWARAAGTGWLYVLPALVMYAVFVLRPLALTIQYSLYDWNGIGVARWAGLDNYLTVFTDSDLLKIIGNAVILIVFFSFIPVALGLLVASLVRRITTGAFGTVVRTILFLPQVIPLVAAGIAWSWLLSSNGLINQVLRAVGLGGVARAWLGDFDTALPAVGVIGAWVLLGLCTILLVTGMSKIDPALYEAARLDGAGPVREFLAVTLPSLRQEIGVCLTVTIIAALASFDIVYISTSGGPGLQTTVPGLEIYRLAFSQRQVGLASALAVVLMLLVLACVLPIQRLTRGEKP; encoded by the coding sequence ATGACGTCTGCCCTCGGCAGCGCACCAACAGGGCGCGACGAACGTCCCGCCCGTCCCACCCCCACGCGGGCTCACCGGTTTCGGTGGGCCCGCGCGGCCGGGACGGGCTGGTTGTACGTCCTGCCCGCCCTGGTGATGTACGCCGTGTTCGTCCTACGCCCGCTCGCCCTGACCATCCAGTACTCGCTCTACGACTGGAACGGGATCGGGGTGGCCCGCTGGGCGGGCCTGGACAACTACCTCACCGTGTTCACCGACAGCGACCTGCTGAAGATCATCGGTAACGCGGTCATCCTGATCGTCTTCTTCAGCTTCATTCCCGTCGCGCTCGGTCTGTTGGTGGCGAGCCTGGTCCGCCGGATCACCACCGGCGCGTTCGGGACCGTCGTCCGGACCATCCTGTTCCTGCCGCAGGTCATCCCTCTGGTGGCGGCCGGTATCGCGTGGAGCTGGCTGCTCTCGTCGAATGGCCTGATCAACCAGGTGCTTCGCGCGGTCGGCCTGGGCGGCGTGGCCCGCGCGTGGCTCGGCGACTTCGACACGGCGCTGCCGGCCGTGGGTGTGATCGGCGCCTGGGTCCTGCTCGGCCTCTGCACGATCCTGCTGGTCACCGGCATGAGCAAGATCGATCCCGCGCTCTACGAGGCCGCCCGCCTGGACGGTGCCGGACCGGTGCGCGAGTTCCTTGCGGTGACGCTGCCCAGCCTGCGTCAGGAGATCGGCGTCTGCCTCACCGTGACGATCATCGCCGCCCTGGCCAGCTTCGACATCGTCTACATCTCCACCAGCGGCGGCCCGGGTCTGCAGACCACCGTGCCCGGCCTGGAGATCTATCGGCTGGCCTTCTCACAGCGTCAGGTCGGGCTCGCCTCGGCGCTCGCAGTGGTGCTCATGCTGCTGGTGCTGGCCTGCGTGCTGCCGATCCAGCGGCTGACCCGAGGGGAGAAGCCGTGA
- a CDS encoding carbohydrate ABC transporter permease, with product MNLSRREQVTGRVFLIVLILVTLLPFVSMLSAALQPRGTVPTGLSWPSDPQWGNFADAFTAANMGALLRSSLLIVLGVVPVSVLIATMAGFGLGQLRVPGARLVFGLFLLGLTLPFEAVVTPLYYQMQDLGLLNTRWAIILPLIGLYMPFAVFWMRAHFTNVPVELSEAARVDGSSTWQLFWRVQVPLARPAIASLTILMFLWTWNQFLLAIVLVDDATKRTMAGALGAFQGQWGTDLVLLCAGSLLILTPTLIVFLIFQRQFIKALIQGSVKG from the coding sequence GTGAACCTCAGCCGACGTGAGCAGGTGACCGGCCGGGTCTTCCTGATCGTCCTGATCCTCGTCACCCTGCTGCCGTTCGTGAGCATGCTCTCGGCTGCGTTGCAGCCCCGCGGCACGGTGCCCACCGGTCTGTCCTGGCCGTCCGACCCGCAGTGGGGAAACTTCGCCGACGCCTTCACCGCCGCCAACATGGGCGCTCTGCTGCGCTCCAGCCTGCTCATCGTGCTCGGGGTCGTCCCGGTGTCCGTGCTCATCGCCACCATGGCCGGGTTCGGGCTCGGTCAGCTGCGGGTGCCCGGTGCCCGACTCGTCTTCGGTCTCTTCCTGCTCGGGCTGACCCTGCCGTTCGAGGCCGTGGTCACCCCGCTCTACTACCAGATGCAGGATCTCGGCCTGCTCAACACCCGCTGGGCGATCATCCTGCCGCTGATCGGCCTGTACATGCCGTTCGCGGTGTTCTGGATGCGGGCGCACTTCACCAACGTGCCGGTCGAGCTGTCCGAGGCGGCCCGGGTGGACGGCAGCAGCACGTGGCAGCTGTTCTGGCGGGTCCAGGTGCCGCTGGCCCGACCGGCCATCGCCTCGCTGACGATCCTGATGTTCCTCTGGACGTGGAACCAGTTCCTGCTCGCCATCGTCCTCGTCGATGACGCCACCAAACGCACCATGGCCGGGGCGCTCGGCGCGTTCCAGGGCCAGTGGGGCACCGATCTGGTGCTGCTGTGCGCCGGGTCGCTGCTGATCCTCACCCCCACCCTCATCGTGTTCCTGATCTTCCAGCGACAGTTCATCAAGGCCCTGATCCAGGGATCAGTGAAGGGGTAG